A single Brevundimonas sp. M20 DNA region contains:
- a CDS encoding flagellar motor protein MotB, with product MSMSDRPILIKKIKKGGHDGHHGGAWKVAYADFVTAMMAFFLLMWLINTTDPEQKRGIAEYFAPASVSATTSGSGGILGGTALGDDGSKSSGTNSVITQLAPESPQDPSQQAGQSSDLTGASEQQLRDEIARRESADFASAAESLRQAMQSMPELAELSKQLIIDQTPEGLRIQLVDQEGRSMFDQNSARPNARAQILLRAVARVINQLPNRISVTGHTSAAPGSNRATGPNDWALSSERANASRLVLQAAGVDPDRVYQVSGKAGSDPLYPDDPTLAGNRRIAIVLLREAPVLPTDTSL from the coding sequence ATGTCCATGAGTGATCGTCCGATCCTCATCAAGAAGATCAAGAAGGGCGGCCATGACGGCCACCACGGCGGCGCCTGGAAGGTCGCATACGCCGACTTCGTGACCGCGATGATGGCCTTCTTCCTGCTGATGTGGCTGATCAACACGACTGATCCGGAACAGAAGCGCGGCATCGCCGAGTATTTCGCGCCGGCCAGCGTGTCGGCGACGACCTCGGGCTCGGGCGGTATTCTGGGCGGGACGGCGCTCGGCGATGACGGCTCGAAGTCGTCGGGCACCAATTCGGTGATCACCCAGCTGGCGCCGGAATCGCCGCAGGACCCGTCGCAGCAGGCCGGGCAGAGCTCGGACCTGACCGGCGCAAGCGAGCAACAGCTCCGCGATGAGATCGCCCGTCGCGAGTCGGCTGATTTCGCCTCGGCCGCCGAATCCCTGCGTCAGGCCATGCAGTCGATGCCGGAGCTGGCGGAGCTGTCGAAGCAGCTGATCATCGACCAGACGCCGGAAGGCCTGCGTATCCAGCTGGTGGATCAGGAAGGGCGTTCGATGTTCGACCAGAACTCGGCCCGTCCGAACGCCCGCGCCCAGATCCTGCTGCGGGCCGTGGCCCGGGTGATCAACCAGCTGCCGAACCGGATTTCGGTAACCGGCCACACCTCGGCGGCGCCGGGATCGAACCGGGCCACGGGCCCCAATGATTGGGCGCTCTCGTCAGAGCGGGCCAATGCTTCGCGGCTGGTGCTCCAGGCCGCGGGCGTCGATCCGGACCGGGTCTATCAGGTCTCGGGCAAGGCGGGCTCCGATCCGCTTTACCCCGATGATCCGACGCTGGCGGGCAACCGCCGGATCGCCATCGTGCTGTTGCGCGAGGCGCCTGTCCTGCCGACGGACACCAGCCTGTGA
- a CDS encoding arginyltransferase: protein MTSVAPCPYLPGQTERKVFANLPFSDGAHVNDELTQAGFRRSQNIAYRPACEACEACVSVRVPVGGFAFSRSQRRILRRNDDLSRDLVEAEATAEQFELLRRYLGARHAEGGMNGMGWADYVAMVEDTAVRTHLIEYRLPSPDGGPGDLVGVCLTDLLSDGLSMVYSFFDPALEDRSPGRFAILDHIRQANAVGLPYLYLGYWVRGSQKMDYKASFRPMEQLTRFGWQRMSDQPVEGTEVE, encoded by the coding sequence ATGACCTCGGTGGCGCCCTGCCCCTATCTGCCCGGCCAGACCGAGCGGAAGGTGTTCGCCAACCTGCCGTTCAGCGACGGCGCCCACGTCAATGACGAGCTGACCCAGGCGGGGTTCCGGCGCAGCCAGAACATCGCCTACCGCCCGGCATGCGAGGCCTGCGAAGCCTGCGTTTCGGTGCGAGTGCCGGTGGGCGGGTTCGCCTTTTCACGCTCCCAGCGGCGTATTCTGAGGCGCAACGACGACCTGTCGCGCGATCTGGTCGAGGCCGAGGCGACGGCGGAGCAGTTCGAGCTGCTGCGCCGCTATCTCGGCGCCCGGCATGCCGAGGGCGGTATGAACGGCATGGGCTGGGCCGACTATGTCGCCATGGTCGAGGATACGGCCGTGCGGACCCATCTGATCGAATATCGCCTGCCGTCGCCGGACGGCGGGCCGGGTGATCTGGTCGGCGTCTGTCTGACCGACCTGCTCTCGGACGGGCTGTCGATGGTCTACAGCTTCTTCGATCCGGCGCTGGAGGACCGCAGTCCCGGCCGGTTCGCCATTCTTGACCATATCCGTCAGGCGAATGCGGTGGGCCTGCCCTATCTGTACCTCGGCTACTGGGTCCGGGGGTCGCAGAAGATGGACTACAAGGCCTCGTTCCGGCCCATGGAGCAATTGACCCGCTTCGGCTGGCAGCGGATGTCGGATCAGCCTGTCGAGGGCACCGAGGTCGAATAG
- a CDS encoding M48 family metallopeptidase: MGAVGLQTHIWANNTRSILLLATFPILVGFILYGVQLVLMGMGVLPGTGKGLVDDMALAASWLGFTVPAAFVIAGLWFAIAYFGSQTMIDMLTGARKVERRTEPELYNLLENLAISRGLRTPTLRVIDSDSLNAFASGLHEGQYSVTVTRGLVQTLNRDELEAVLAHELTHVINKDVRTMMIASIFAGIISVIAEMVFRGLLYSGAGRRREDNKNAMPLILIGIGFAVVGFALAIVIRMMLSRTREFVADAGAVELTKNPDAMISALRKVDGRSSLKGPDEVQQLFLDNQPDGVGLEGLFASHPPIQKRIEALVKFGGGRDPGPWSGEALAASPGYSTSVPSTG; encoded by the coding sequence ATGGGCGCCGTCGGGCTCCAGACCCACATCTGGGCGAATAACACCCGGTCGATCCTGCTGCTGGCGACCTTCCCTATTCTGGTGGGCTTCATCCTGTACGGGGTGCAGCTGGTCCTGATGGGGATGGGCGTCCTGCCGGGAACGGGCAAGGGGCTCGTTGACGACATGGCGCTGGCCGCGTCGTGGCTGGGCTTCACCGTGCCCGCGGCCTTCGTCATCGCCGGCCTCTGGTTCGCCATCGCCTACTTCGGCAGCCAGACGATGATCGACATGCTGACCGGCGCCCGAAAGGTCGAGCGCCGGACAGAGCCGGAACTCTATAACCTTCTGGAAAACCTCGCCATTTCTCGGGGTCTGCGGACCCCGACCCTGCGCGTCATCGACAGCGACAGCCTCAACGCCTTCGCCTCGGGCCTGCACGAGGGCCAGTACAGCGTCACCGTTACGCGCGGGCTGGTCCAGACCCTGAACCGCGATGAGCTTGAGGCGGTGCTGGCCCACGAACTGACCCACGTCATCAACAAGGACGTGCGGACCATGATGATCGCCAGCATCTTCGCGGGCATCATCAGCGTCATCGCCGAGATGGTCTTCCGGGGTCTGCTCTACTCCGGCGCCGGTCGCCGCCGGGAGGACAACAAGAACGCCATGCCGCTGATCCTGATCGGCATCGGCTTCGCCGTGGTCGGCTTCGCCCTGGCCATCGTCATTCGCATGATGCTGTCCCGGACCCGCGAGTTCGTGGCCGACGCCGGCGCGGTCGAACTGACCAAGAACCCCGACGCCATGATCTCGGCCCTGCGCAAGGTTGACGGCCGGTCCAGCCTGAAGGGGCCGGATGAGGTCCAGCAGCTGTTCCTCGACAACCAGCCGGACGGCGTGGGTCTCGAAGGCCTGTTCGCCAGCCATCCGCCGATCCAGAAGCGCATCGAGGCCCTGGTGAAGTTCGGGGGAGGGCGGGACCCCGGCCCCTGGTCAGGCGAGGCCCTGGCGGCGTCCCCCGGCTATTCGACCTCGGTGCCCTCGACAGGCTGA
- a CDS encoding LemA family protein: protein MITWIIIGVIVVVLLFIAIGGYNKLVALDQRADQSFADIDVQLKQRQDLIPNLVETVKGYATHERGTLDAVTQARAAAAGATSVNDKVQAENMLTGALGRLFAVSEAYPDLKANTNFQQLSAELSDIENKLAAARRFFNSAVGEFNAVRRQFPTILFAGLFGFGSDKPFFDVGEGERAALNAAPPQVKF from the coding sequence ATGATCACCTGGATCATCATCGGCGTCATCGTCGTCGTGCTGCTGTTCATCGCCATCGGCGGCTACAACAAGCTGGTCGCGCTGGATCAACGCGCCGACCAGTCGTTCGCGGACATCGACGTCCAGCTGAAGCAGCGTCAGGACCTGATTCCGAACCTCGTCGAGACGGTGAAGGGCTACGCCACGCACGAGCGCGGCACCCTGGACGCCGTGACCCAGGCCCGCGCCGCCGCCGCCGGCGCCACCTCGGTCAACGACAAGGTGCAGGCCGAGAACATGCTGACCGGCGCCCTGGGCCGCCTGTTCGCGGTGTCCGAGGCCTATCCGGACCTGAAGGCCAACACCAATTTCCAGCAACTCTCGGCCGAACTGTCGGACATCGAGAACAAGCTGGCCGCCGCCCGTCGCTTCTTCAACAGCGCCGTGGGCGAGTTCAACGCCGTCCGTCGTCAGTTCCCGACCATCCTGTTCGCCGGTCTGTTCGGCTTCGGCTCGGACAAGCCCTTCTTCGACGTGGGCGAGGGTGAGCGCGCCGCGCTGAACGCCGCGCCGCCGCAGGTGAAGTTCTAA
- the parC gene encoding DNA topoisomerase IV subunit A, which produces MSIHTPPPEGGRIVDEPMGDALSRRYLAYALSTITNRALPDVRDGFKPVHRRIMYAMHQMRLNPQAAARKCAKVVGEVMGGYHPHGDASIYDALVRLAQDFSQRYPLVDGQGNFGNIDGDSAAAMRYTECKLTPAAVLLMEGIDQNAVDFRPTYDDQDEEPVVLPAGFPNLLANGSSGIAVGMATSIPPHNVGELIDACHLLLENPDATTEELVTRVPGPDFPTGGVSVEGHASILDAYETGRGGVRLRARWETEDLGRGVWRIIITEIPYQVQKSRLIEALADLIENKKAPLLGDVRDESAEDIRLILEPKTRTVEPEVLMESLFKLSDLEVRFPINMNVLDGTGTPRVLGLKACLRAFLDHRQEVLIRRAQWRIERVEKRLHLLEGLRIVFLNLDEVIRIVREEEQPKAVLIARFGLTEMQSDYILDTRLRQLARIEEMAIENEFKELSEELATLQSLSTSPAKQWKQIGKDLEAVRKALISPRRTTIAEAVDTSAFVAPEAFIPREAITVILSERGWIRAAKGKVEDPSELKFKEGDSLAFLVPAWTTDKLLVAASDGRIFTVGADKLASGRGHGEPLRLMIELDEKAEIINLLAHQPGGKLLIASKAGYGFIAPEDDLLAQKRGGKQVLNGELLAALRVPQSPAGDHIATIGENIKALIFPLAELPEMGRGKGVKLQNFKQGGLVDVTVFNAEQGPEWADGGGRRRNWPDWKDWLGKRAQAGRQGPRGMRKFR; this is translated from the coding sequence ATGAGCATTCATACGCCTCCGCCCGAGGGCGGCCGCATCGTTGACGAGCCGATGGGCGACGCGCTGTCCAGGCGCTACCTCGCCTACGCCCTGTCGACCATCACCAACCGGGCCCTCCCGGACGTGCGCGACGGATTCAAGCCGGTGCACCGCCGGATCATGTACGCCATGCACCAGATGCGGCTGAACCCGCAGGCGGCCGCGCGCAAATGCGCCAAGGTCGTCGGCGAGGTCATGGGCGGCTATCACCCGCACGGCGACGCCTCGATCTATGACGCCCTGGTCCGCCTCGCCCAGGACTTCTCCCAGCGCTATCCGCTGGTCGACGGTCAGGGCAATTTCGGCAACATCGACGGCGATAGCGCCGCGGCCATGCGCTACACCGAGTGCAAGCTGACGCCCGCCGCCGTCCTGTTGATGGAGGGCATCGACCAGAACGCCGTCGACTTCCGTCCCACCTACGATGATCAGGACGAGGAGCCGGTCGTCCTGCCCGCAGGTTTCCCGAACCTGCTGGCCAACGGTTCGTCGGGCATCGCGGTCGGCATGGCGACCTCGATCCCGCCGCACAACGTCGGCGAACTGATCGACGCCTGCCACCTGCTGCTCGAAAACCCCGATGCGACGACCGAGGAACTGGTCACCCGCGTGCCGGGACCGGACTTCCCGACGGGCGGCGTGTCGGTTGAGGGGCACGCCTCCATCCTCGATGCCTATGAGACAGGCCGGGGCGGGGTGCGCCTGCGCGCCCGCTGGGAGACCGAGGATTTGGGCCGCGGCGTCTGGCGCATCATCATCACCGAGATTCCGTATCAGGTGCAGAAGTCGCGCCTGATCGAGGCGCTGGCCGACCTCATCGAGAACAAGAAGGCCCCTCTGCTGGGCGATGTACGCGACGAGTCGGCGGAGGACATTCGCCTGATCCTCGAGCCAAAGACCCGGACCGTAGAGCCTGAAGTTCTTATGGAAAGCCTGTTCAAGCTTTCTGACCTGGAAGTCCGCTTCCCCATCAATATGAACGTTCTGGACGGCACCGGAACGCCCCGCGTTCTGGGTCTGAAGGCCTGTCTGCGCGCCTTCCTCGATCACCGTCAGGAAGTTCTGATCCGACGCGCCCAATGGCGGATCGAGCGCGTCGAGAAGCGCCTGCATCTTCTGGAAGGTCTGCGGATCGTCTTCCTCAACCTCGACGAGGTCATTCGCATCGTCCGCGAAGAGGAACAGCCCAAGGCCGTCCTGATCGCCCGCTTCGGCCTGACCGAGATGCAGTCCGACTACATCCTCGACACCCGGCTGCGTCAGCTGGCGCGCATCGAGGAGATGGCGATTGAAAACGAATTCAAGGAACTGTCGGAAGAACTTGCCACCCTGCAATCACTTTCGACCTCGCCAGCCAAGCAGTGGAAGCAGATCGGCAAGGACCTCGAAGCCGTTCGCAAGGCCCTGATCTCGCCGCGTCGCACCACCATCGCCGAAGCCGTGGACACCTCCGCCTTCGTCGCCCCCGAAGCCTTCATTCCGCGCGAGGCGATCACCGTCATCCTGTCGGAGCGCGGCTGGATCCGCGCCGCCAAGGGCAAGGTCGAGGACCCGTCGGAACTGAAGTTCAAGGAAGGCGACAGCCTGGCCTTCCTGGTGCCCGCCTGGACGACCGACAAACTGCTGGTCGCGGCCTCCGACGGCCGCATTTTCACCGTCGGCGCCGACAAGCTGGCCTCCGGGCGCGGCCATGGCGAGCCGCTGCGCCTGATGATCGAGCTGGACGAGAAGGCCGAGATCATCAACCTGCTGGCCCACCAGCCGGGCGGCAAGCTGCTGATCGCCTCGAAGGCCGGCTACGGCTTCATCGCGCCGGAAGACGACCTGCTGGCCCAGAAGCGCGGCGGCAAACAGGTGCTGAACGGCGAGCTTCTCGCGGCCCTGCGCGTGCCTCAATCTCCGGCGGGCGATCACATCGCCACCATCGGCGAGAACATCAAGGCGTTGATCTTCCCGCTGGCCGAACTGCCCGAAATGGGCCGCGGCAAGGGCGTGAAGCTGCAGAATTTCAAACAGGGCGGTCTGGTCGATGTCACCGTCTTCAACGCCGAACAGGGGCCGGAATGGGCCGACGGCGGCGGTCGCCGTCGCAACTGGCCGGACTGGAAGGACTGGCTGGGCAAGCGCGCCCAGGCCGGCCGTCAGGGCCCGCGCGGCATGCGGAAGTTCCGCTGA
- a CDS encoding nitronate monooxygenase family protein encodes MQTALTRRLNLRHPIIQAPMAGTSTPEMAAAVTEAGGLGSIAIGSVGVDEARAAIRKTRALTGGPFNVNVFCHDPVEADPARNADWIDSLKPWFAAFGAEPPVELKNIYRSFRVDDAALALLIEERPAVVSFHFGLPDAARIAALKAAGIVLLATATSPQEGRAVQGAGIDMVIAQGVEAGGHRGVFDPADDPRFATLPLTRLLSTALDIPVIAAGGIMDGAGVAAALALGAAGAQLGTAFVACPESAAGATYRAKLAGADAGRTRVSAAISGRPARGLENDFMRRADEGRIAPYPFAYDIGKALNAAATAAGDTGYMPNWAGQGAPLSRAMPAEALVETLVRETRQALGRMGDLRAQE; translated from the coding sequence ATGCAGACCGCCCTCACCCGCCGACTGAACCTGCGCCATCCGATTATCCAGGCGCCGATGGCGGGCACCTCGACGCCGGAGATGGCGGCGGCGGTGACGGAGGCCGGCGGGCTGGGCTCCATCGCCATCGGTTCGGTGGGCGTGGACGAGGCGCGGGCCGCGATCCGCAAGACCCGGGCGCTGACCGGCGGGCCGTTCAACGTCAACGTCTTCTGCCATGATCCCGTCGAAGCCGATCCGGCGCGCAACGCCGACTGGATCGACAGCCTGAAGCCGTGGTTCGCGGCCTTCGGCGCCGAGCCGCCAGTCGAGCTGAAGAACATCTATCGCAGCTTCCGCGTGGACGACGCGGCGCTGGCCCTGCTGATCGAGGAACGGCCCGCCGTGGTCAGCTTTCATTTCGGCCTGCCGGACGCGGCGCGGATCGCGGCGCTGAAGGCGGCGGGGATCGTGCTGCTGGCCACTGCGACCTCGCCGCAGGAAGGGCGCGCGGTTCAGGGGGCGGGCATCGACATGGTGATCGCGCAGGGCGTCGAGGCGGGCGGGCATCGGGGGGTGTTCGATCCGGCGGACGATCCCCGCTTCGCCACCCTGCCCCTGACCCGGCTTTTGTCGACGGCGCTGGACATTCCGGTGATCGCGGCGGGCGGGATCATGGACGGCGCGGGCGTGGCGGCGGCGCTGGCGCTGGGCGCGGCGGGGGCTCAACTGGGCACCGCCTTCGTCGCGTGCCCGGAAAGCGCGGCGGGCGCAACCTATCGGGCGAAGCTGGCCGGAGCGGATGCGGGACGCACACGGGTCAGCGCGGCCATCTCGGGGCGACCCGCGCGGGGGCTGGAGAATGACTTCATGCGCCGCGCCGACGAGGGCCGGATCGCGCCCTATCCGTTCGCCTATGACATCGGCAAGGCGCTGAACGCGGCGGCCACGGCGGCGGGCGATACGGGCTATATGCCCAACTGGGCCGGTCAGGGCGCGCCGTTGAGCCGGGCGATGCCGGCGGAGGCCCTCGTTGAGACGCTGGTCCGGGAGACGCGTCAGGCGCTGGGCCGCATGGGCGATCTGCGTGCCCAGGAATGA